TTGACGGACTTACAACAAACATCTTTGTGCTTTTAAGTGGGTCTACTACTCAAATAAAATCttagattacaaaaataataatctcaAGGAGTCaatgtgtgtttgtttttcagTTAGGAAGCTCTCAAATGGATGTTCAATCAAGAGTTCATAATTTTCACTTCTcccaaaataaaaagtatattagACGGTGTATTCGTTCAATCTAATATTAATACAAACACACAGTTAATCTAAGTTGTATTGCATCATATTTGTAGGTTTGAGTTCCTAACCCCAAGTGTATTAGAAGGTGTTCATTCAATCTAATTTTAATACAAACACACCGTTAATCTAAGTTGTATTGCATCATATATCTTGTAGGCTTGAGTTCCTACTAGTCTCTTTGGAATGGACTGTCCTTCCCTTCCTCCTCCccccattaaaaaaaatataaaatgatttgtTATTTTACAATATCGATATagttttttctattatatttttaataatttattataaagtgataaaataaaaaagaaatacatatGAGAGAAAATCTAATTAAGATGAAAGAtaaattcttttacaaaatCTAAGTGATaatattgcataatttttttaaaatttaaaatgttaattatatttcttaatttgtatCCCAAAACCTTAAACgtgaatatcaaaataaaacggACGGAATAAATTTGTTGGGGTGAGAATATACATCCTATCAACTAATACATGTCAAACATTCTAGCTAGCCGTGAATCATATATAATCTCCTAAGATGAAAGGTGAtagaattaagaagaaaaattgttgaatcaattaagttaaagaaaattgtaaacGTTAGCTCTATTTTAGAGTGgattaagataaaatatgatagaattaaacaagaagaaaaagaaaaagacaacatGAGAGATGAATCATGAATGTAACAAATgatacgataaaaaaaaaagaaataaaaataaaaataagacagaagagaaagtaaattaatttatattttataattacccGTAAGTTTCTTTCACAGTACATTTGCATGCGTTAGTGTTATTATTTTcgcataggaaaaaaaattatgatcaagatggttttttttattattattgtgtagtggaataatataaaatattacattatgaTAAAGATATGCAGTACTccaaaaaatttgtttgaatttatctaaaaaaaaaaaaaaccgttcCTTGAATTCAGTAAAATAGAAAACGGTGTGTAGAGGTaggttcaattaaaaattaaacgtGGTGTGCTCGTTCTCCAAGAGATCTGccagtaaaattaaaaattaaaaaagaaaaccgaggagaaagagaaaacagGATCTACTAACATTGCAGCAAGTGAATATCAATATGTAGCCCTGTTATTTCTAATCTTCTCACGCATTGACTATTAGTTAATGAtgctaaaaaaaactacaaatttaCATGTCTCGTATATTTAATTATGTCATTTAAAATAGCTGTTAATGTAATATGATTAGATGTATGTTATCTCACTAATAAGACCGATAGAattatctttataaattttaaaatttattatgtcaaaattaataaaaattaaaaaataaatttaaatttataagaattaaaaatatatgtaaaacgattataactttataaaaataacgGTGGCCCAAAATTCTACACCCTATTAAGGCTGTTCTAGGAAAGTGAGTTCTACATTTGGTAGTGAAACTAGAAGTGACACTGGCCACAACTACTAACCTATAGGGGATGTAATTTCTCTTACAAAGATGctatttgttatatataaacaTCTTTTATAAATActctatcattattttttttttaccataacaTAATACTCtttcccattttttttataacaaacaaattttattataaaatacattaaaatttatttcgacttcatataaaaaagatcgaaaatagtatatacatatttttctctcttcattCCTCCTCTTCCTAAATGTTTACTAACACCCACAATCTTTTTCCTATGCAAAAACTAATTAAGTCCCATTTGTGGAACAGGAACTATATATCTTGCTGTCGCAAGAAATGCTAAATCTATAAATTCTTTTCGGAGAGTGAAAAGGGCCAATGGAGTTTAACTGCCAACACTTACATTTACTAGGATTTGCATGTTACatatatcttatctttttcatCGTTTTAAAAGCATATTCTCTTTGAAGTCGTATTCTCAAGGTGTATAGTTGCGTATGGAAATTTGAATAATAGGAGTGGCCCCATTTCTTCACACAAGCAGTTTAGTCACcaaaaacaaataatcaaacttgCCAAAAAGAAAtggcagtttttaaaaaaatcagaaatttaattataatatatcataTAGTATGCCttccaaaataaatatcatatagtATCATATACTACTATATTATAACAAATAGtacaaaagtttaatttaataaaagacaTGTTATCAAGTACCAACCTAaaccaaaaacagaaaaataaaatccccACTTACTTAACATTTCAACATTGTGTAGCTTGGAGAGGAATTAATGGGGATCCAAAATGCAAATAGGTGGTGTCGATGGGAAATTTAATTACATATCCATGATGCAAGATccactttcaaattttaatataggAAAGTAAAGTAAGCAAATTCCAAACtgaaaataacataaacaaGGGTTGTATCTTGCATGCATTGTgtttatattcttaatttgaAACTCAAAGCCGCAGACCAAAAATGCAGTACTTAATGGCAGtgaaattaaactcaaaacCTCAAGCATTGACATGATtaacagaaaaaagaagagcTTAAGAGAGTTCTTATAGTTACCTCAGTGAAAGAGTGATGACACTTCAGAATCACAATGAGATTGGCCTCTTCAATATTCAGCTGTCGGAATTCCAAGTTAGACTCCAAAATTGGTTCTGATAAGATGATGAATCTCTTCTTCGTGGTATTGCAAACAGCACAAACTTGATCTGATACATAAGAAACACCCATTTGATGTAGAAAGAACCCTGGTTAATCTAAGAGAGGAATCTCCTTCTCTCTTTGTGCCTCTGAGtgctttataattaatattttatcgtAGTCtgtaaaactttatttaattaaaggccAAACCTTATTTTATAACCATCAAAGCTCATGAGAAcgtaaatatttaactttgtgtAGAAAAACTGTCtcagaaagagagaaagagagagggctCAGAAGCAAGCAAGGGAAGTGTGTTGAAGAGTTCCAATGAGAGGGAATATGGGGAAGTGATGCTATTCTGttttccacacacacacacagaacgAGCTTAGTAACATattctttaatataatttttttatttagtttttaatacatACTTTATTGTtagtttaaaaattcaaaattacaaaatcaatcTAGTTAAGAGTTCTTTATTCCTTTAGTTATGCCAAGAAATAATGATTTGATCTCAACAATAttgtgtgcatgtgtttgtttttcaaatgTGAATCCAACACTCTCCTTTCTTCTCATCAGTTAGTGCAttaattgaaaagtgaaaaatCTCCTCTCAATTGATTTGAAACAGATTTTCAAACACACCTACTGtcatttataaaagaaagagcttttctcttgtatttttttttttttatgaaaaaagttGAGTTAGATTCTAGGAACTTACCAGGCATATTTATGTTCTTTTGAGACATGAGTCTATTTTTTCCTAATACTGAATTAACTTTTATTGGTTGTtctcttatatatttatttgcatGTGTTGTAGTGTGtagtttatataaatattagtttggtatttttttctacgtaaaaaatattttctcctttttataatattaatattttctatctCCAACTTGCAAAACTTATTTGTTAAGTTCACatgacaaataatttattttacctgTAGTAGACTCGACAACTTTCaatatgataatatttatttaccaTTTCTAGACATTTGTTATTAATAATGAATCTGAATGGCCTATTACGTACTTCATACTCAATTGCTTTATTAAGTCAGCAAGTTTCACCCCTGTATATTTCAATCTAAATTTAGAACAATAACAGTCTTCTTCAAAAAGTTAGCCaagagaatatatttttttaaaataaataaaaatatgcacctatttaattaagagcgtggtttttctaaaaatgattgataatatttaaaaaatattgaatattacGAGTTATTCCATCTATTGAAGACGATAATGATGGAATACATAcaattgtaaattaaaaaaagaatacaaaattATGTAGTGTTACATTGACTAAACCAACTTGAAACTcacattattaaaataatttgtaaaaatcttaaatttattgataGTAAAATAGgtgtacatttttttctttttcttaagtgaaaattattatgaaaaatgtaATACACATAAAACAAAGATAGAATACATCACAATTCAATAAACCAATGATATagctttttgaaaaattgaaattctggAAGTATTTGCCAACCGTGTGACGTGCAAATTATCCCATTCAACAAATAGTGATGGCCTCCATACATAGTCATAGCAGATTCTCCAACTTGGGTAAAAAAGTTCATTGAAATCACTTCATTGCGGGTAGGTGTTCACGGATTAGGATTTACTTTTAATTCAATCCGATTTAATTATATTGGATTGGATTTTTAAGTATTcatattgaatttgatttgatCCAATTGAAatctaatcataaataaattggataataatttattattatatataaattaattattaaatataaaatactttaattttttactcacataatttattaaattaaattatccattatttttttaagtttatttatttttttcatattaatataatactttatttgtatctaaaataaaaatatcatattaacattaaaattattaattttattagtcaaatattataataatttaatctcttttttagtgcatttagttattatatatttataaaattttagacaaaacaaatttattgttttaaaaaattattttttgtaaaataaaaaatatttattttaaattttcaaacctGATTAATCCAATATGATCCAACCTATTTATGATTAAGTTGGTTTGAGTCgggtatgtaaaaaaaatccatgaacACATCTACCAAGTACACTACACGACTCATTGTAGGCCATTGGGCATGTTTGCCTGTTGGGCTGTTATGGAGGCAATTGCTTTATGCATTCATTTTTCACTTGGTGCACCCCTAAAAGGTTTAATGTCCCTATCTTACCCTTCTCGCCTCATTCACTCTCTTCACTCCATCTTCCTCTTTATCGCATCATACCTTTTGGCCACCACTACTAATCCGCCCTCATGTCTCTGTGTCACCGACACAACATCCTCCTCCTTCAGATATTGGATTCAAAGTTATAGTTTCATAATTCTGAAATTGAATAATCCAAAATACATTTCTATGTTAGATTACTCAACCTAGAATACATTAGTTTTTTGGATTACTCAATCAGAAATACATGCAAATGTATTTCGGATTGAGTAACCTAAAATACATGTAAATTCATCAGGATTGAATAATATAGAATACAAATGtaatatgaattactcaatcTAGAATTATGAAACCATAACTCTAAATCCCAAATCCAaaggtggaggaggaggaggttgTGGCAACAATGCAAAGGCACGAGGGAAGGGATTAGTGGCGACAATGAGAAGATGTGATGTGATGAATAAAAAGATGgagagaagaagagagtgaGCCAAGCGAGAAGGATAAGATggagatattaaaaaatttggaggTGCATAAAACAATTACTTGCTATGGACCAAAGTTTTGGTTAATATGACATTGGGTCAgcccaaaatattaattattttatgttttaataaaaaaaaatatgtatgttcTAACTCTTTAATGTGACATAATGAACTTTTTGAATTTTAAGACTAGGAATTTAGCTTCTTCTTTAAGACATGATTCAAGATGTTAGTTGGAATGAAGACAAAAGTTATTGGTAGTTAAGTGAAgttatcaatatatattaaacaCGAAACACGTAGCATTTAGATAGAAAGTTATATATTTGTGAGTGCCGGTCAATGTTTCAGAAAATAGTGGTTAGTAGtgtttgtttataaatatataaatatacctGGTAAGTCTATACATCGACTACATAAATTTGAGATCAAGAATGTGTTCCGTGAGTTACtttgtttttaacttttcttttactatttgatatttatcttttatgtttctttttcaaTATCGCTTTGTTTATTCTCCTATcagtcatttttaatttatcttctttattaattgaaattgagaacactaaaaaaaataattttattcggTCCTAAATTGATCTTCAAATAGTCTTTGAACCAAAATTTCAGCTGGTAAACAGCTcccaacaataataattaagtgattaaataattaatttaatatatgaaattatgattcattttccctttaatctttaaatttaaagataaaaaaattcttgaaattGTAACTCGTTTAATCTAGgtccacaaatttaattatttattatcattttagtcTTTGGAAATATGTTAATACTATCAATTAAGTCATACATTGTATATAAATTTGGACTGAAGTGAATGACAAATTACCATTTCTTTCTTAAATTTCTTTTGAATTTCCTTAATTTTAGGGACTAAAGTAAGAACAAATCACAATTTCAAGGATTTAATTGACCATTTATTACTCTAGTAAAGTGGAGGACACAAATATTAAGTTCACATTCTCTAACATGTTCTTTAGAACACACAttcttattggttaaaatttattgaaaatcacaaaatttagtAGGTCtcatatcatatttaatgactttctctcttaattttgtaattttcaatacattttaaccaataagagAGAATGTATATGAAAGAGTGTGTTAAAGACCATGTTGTTAGCACTCCTTAATGACAAAAATGTAATCACACTCTTTAACACCTTCTTTTGAACACACACCGACGGACTCATTGGTTGAAATATATTAACTTTGTCAATGTGTTGAAATTAACTTTGATATGTGCAGATAAGCTCTCCAAAGTTCATTTTGTGTACCTAGTTTTGATCTTCTGAAgccattatttttcttttcatattcatTGTAGAGCCTACTAACATCACTTAGTTGAGAAAACATGGGTCCTTCCCTGCCTTTCTGAAAGTGCTGCTGATTTTTCTGGGGAATTTAGCCATTCAATTGTTGTAATCTTTGACATCTAACATGCAGATTTTTATAGTTGacattttcttcaaatttaCATCAGCATGTTGATTTTAGTTACTTGCAATGGTCGCCAAGCTCAGCAGTCAGATAATTTGCAAGGTTTGGTAccaaaattgaataaattatatacTATAATTAAACCATAACATACAGGCATTACAAATTACTAAACAAACTATTAAACATGCCTCGTCTATTTTCTCTTCTAGACTCCTAAGCCTAAGGCACGTCTTTAAATAAGCCAAGCATAACATGATTTTCATCTAATATTCACTGTAACACCTGAGTCGCCTTGACATGAGTCTGCATAACTTCTCATTAGACAGTTCAAATCTATTTATAATAGAATTGTTTGATGCATCTCCACATATCTTTTCCTCAGGCATCCCAATATCCTTTGCCAGCTTCTCTGCCTCACTATGTGTATCAATTACATGGTCAAAGCAAATGTATCTACCAGATGCATTGTTGTTCATTTCCTTGAATACGCTTGCATGAGCTTCAGCCAATTTGGTCACATCAACTGTTGCTAGCAAACGACGAGAGTACATTTCTTGGGCACCTACATTTGCAATCGTAAAAtctttatgtttcatttttaaattaattgatattaagtAAAAttgtccaaaagtatatataagtTACACCCTAGGAATTGAGGGcgatacaaaaagaaaatgggCTACAGATACTATGTTAGatgcattttaaaattaattgacattAAGTGAAATTGCtcaaaaatgaatatataagtTACACCCTAGTAATTGAGACAAACCACGTGGACTTTACAACATATTATATCAATATCACATAGTACAAGAAATTGGACCACTGATTTTGGTCAATAGTAAGTAGTACCTTTGAGATAAGCAATTGTTGCTGTTGGATTCCTGTTACAAAATTCAGGACCTGTAATTAGAGCTGGACAAATAGTAGTGAGCTTCAAACCCCTTTCATCAGATATTCTCCAAGCAGCCTTCTCTGCTCTCATCTTGCCTAAAGCATACCAAAgctgccatatatatatatattcaaaagaaaaagcagGGTCATATAATATGTCATTGTAATCGGCATAAACATGTTACATAgtaggaaaataacaaaataaaataacattaataaagTTCAATCACTGTTTGCAAAGTTTACCTTCTTTTCTGTGCAGAATGATTCAGTGCTCCAAGACCCATGACTAATAACTGAGGAAAGTTCTGATTGTGCATTGTCTTGCCATACACAAGCTGATAGTGATGATGTGAACACGCATCTTGTTATGGAAGGTGTTCTTGCACATGCTTCCATCACATTCTCAGCAGCCCTTACTTCAATCTCGGCCATGGATTTCTGGGTATCAGACAGAAGCAATTGCTTAGATGCTATACAAGTAACTTTTCTCTTGTAGATACTATTATTATTGTCATTGCcacaacaattaaattaaacctACATAAAGCATAGCATGATCCAATAGTTGAAATGATAGATAGAAATGTAACTTTGATCACATAATATGCATAATAACGTAACTTATAATTATTCAGCATATTATTATAAGATTGACAAGTTTTGCTTCACTAGAATACATGTTGTCACGTCAATAAAATAGTGATTGATAGGAAAGAGAGCATTCTATATTTTATGTCCTATATTAATTCATAGTAGCATTGATCAATAATAATgtatttcaatcaaatcaataacttctcacattaataataatttaaattatttgtaatatttaattttacatattgatgaaggaaaaattattaaataaaataaatataaaagtttacagtaatttaaaattattatctatgcataaatttatttatttttataattaattacttaaaaaataataaattaaattcatgattttaaagttataaaataatataatataatatgaaaataagaaaaaatataaaaattagatatatatatatatatatttaaaaataaaattattaatagttatattcaatgttaattatttaaattgaaactAATTAGATAAATGTAATTAATGATAGAAGACTAATAGTTAAcataaatataagaatttttacattatttttattgtaaatattatcttataaactaattttttttaaaaatataaatgtaataattaagTAATAAATATTATCGGCTTcacttttatataataatagctatatgtaaaaatatgttacaaaattaatagtataataaagttaacaatatttttcaattttaaattatgttttctaaaataactttttgttcaatgataaaaaaaaataattatattttagattattttgatATCATAATGAAGTTACACAATAAATACCGATTAAATTTTAACGGTTATATGTATTAACATACTCTTGaatcatattaaataagattaatagaaaactattatatatatatatatatatatatatatatatatatatatatatatatatatatatatatatactgtaaaataatatatattaaactatAACTTATAATAATACAACAGTTATTTATAAAAGGTCAAACAAACTATAACTTAATATCTTTATACATTTAGACCACAAAGAATAATAAACATCAATTAAATGATTTGAAATAACTAATGTAtataacaatataattattattgcaaataaacaataaaatataatagttaATAACATACAAAGATTagtaataaatacaaataattgatGACATCTTTAATAagctaataaatatataaataatgacatttgaagtttgaaacataattatttttataaataacttttgaaaaattataagcaatgaaaataaaactaagaaaaaataaataataataattattactattattattaaatcaacatcattcaatttataataaattacgtTAGAGTgagattaattaattcaaactttaaaaatatcacacaaaattaatatattcaaaataagtaaaattattgttttaaaataattaatgaccaTATCTATTTAATAGAATTCaaattatttcaacaaatttaaaaaatatttaaatttttatcatatatatacactcaaatttaaataaatattgtacatattatattatatatattatatttattattctttaacttCTATCTTTCGTATATTTTACAGATTTATGCAACAAGTTACCCATCAAATGTTGTGGCCTAACTAAAATGATTATCAAGGTTTAAAACAAAAGAGATTTTCCTAAAGAGCAATTATTTGTCAATGAAACAAGTTTTTGGACACTAGAGGTAGGTGAGGAATCACATTGAgaagagaaaattaattaaagtaagaaaaattatatattatgatatcacataattaataaataattttatatctaaaaCATAAGTTAGATTTCTCAAAGAATTCTTGGTTAGCTCTGAGAATATCTGTATTAAAAACAGAAAGAAGGTATAATTGCTTACTGTGTAGCCAGATAGACCAGCAGGGTCTGTGAATGCAGAGGTGTGAAACACACCACGACAGCCCTGAAATGCTTTCTCCAACCCATCAACATCAGTTAGGTTTGCCATTATTACTTTCAAATTTCCTTCTGTAGCCCTCACTTCACCACGCCTCTCCATTTCCCTCAGCTTCTCTATGTCCTCTGCAACAAGTCAAATAAATAATCATGCACCATTCAAAATTACGCTAAAGTTTGtactattatttattacatttattgtGTTGTTTGTTATATAGTAGGAAGCAAGCACACTTCAGTTTCATATCATTATCATGTTCGGTATCTGACACGCATTTGTGTCAGTGTTCGACACGGACACAACACCCGTATTACGTTCTATATCGACACAACATCCGTATtacgttttatattttaatcattagaAGTGTTCACGTATCTGTATTCATGTCGTGTTCAGTGTCCATATCGATGCTTCTTTAAGTTATATCTAagatatagaaattaaacaatCATAGACACTTTTGGTGTTCGTTTCTTtgtttaattaactatgttaGAAATACGAAACATCTACCAATTCTATTCATAACTAGTCATTTTTATTGGAGAATTtcggtttataaaaaaaagtttattgttTTGTAGTATAGATAAGGCATAACAAATTATATAGATTATTATgcgttaatattattatataacttaAGAAAGGTTTATAtggcataaaaaatattatttatcagtaaatttttattaaactccAAGGATATAAACTGTAATTTTCGTTATAAACTAATGGAGGAAAAAGAACATGTTGCTTTATTTCATAATAACTTTTTGCAGCACTCTTTTTGTTTGTGAGCGTACACGAAACACGAAATCACGCATAATAAAGTACAAATATAAAGATATtggataatataatttaattaaaccaaGATCATAGAAACTTTAAGTTCAATGGTATTATATTGAGTcggctactttttttttttggaacatTATTGAGTCGGCTCTTTGGCATATATGACAAATTCCTTATTCAAAATTGcatcatatataaaaacaaaattgacatTTTCTATATATAGACTAACATTATCTCTCAAAAAAGAATATTGAAAACaaactttgaaaatttttaaagatattgaaaaatatttgaattgctTTGACACGTTGTTGCCCAAAGATCAGTCCAACATCCCTAATCactaatacaaatattattatgCAAAATAAAATGGAGCCATTCTTGGAAATCCACCCCAAAGAAATGGGCTCTAAATTGTCATTCCAACAAATGCATCCACAGTGATAGCAAACACGAATCCTTTGGggaactttcaacttccaaattATACTCCAGTCTTTGGTATGCACTAGCCACTTCAAACTCTCCCAACTCTATAACTTCAGAAGGGATATACATTTCCATTGCCCATAGACCAGACCTCTTACATCTCTAATTCCAGCCAAATGATCTTTAGAGCAAGCTCTTCTCACATGCTTACCTCTCAATTTCTTATTACCATTTTGAATATACCAGCCAAGTTTCATGAGACACGAACTATTCATGTCTTCTAGATTACACATTGCTAACCCTCCATGAACTTTAGGCAACATCATGAACCCTTCTTTGGTCCAGGCTATCCCCCCAAACAAAAGCACATTGAATTTTTTGAATCTCATCCAAAATGCTCTTAGGAATAGTCATCATCAAATACACCGACAAAGACTGAATAACTGATTTGGCTAAAGTTATTCGACCCGCAAGAGACAGATTCTTAGTTTTCCATCCGGCCTGCTTATTCTTAACTTTGTCTAACAAGTATTGCAAATCATTCCTTTTAGGTGTTCTTCCTAGCAAAGGAATTCCAAGATAGTTTCTAACATTGGTAACTTCTTTAAACCCCGACAAGTTCACTAATTGTCTTCTAGTATTATGATTCACTAAGTTGTTGCCAAAACATAGTACAAAATTTGTGGAGAACATGCTTGACACACCCCATTTGCTAAATAGTTGCCTTGCCTAAAAGAAGCATATCATATGCAAACATCAAATGAGATATGGTTGGCCCATTTCTACTTGCCTTCATAGGAATCCACTTTCCCTCATCTACATCTTGGAGGATTATATGCGATAGTTTATCCATACACATAACAAAGATGTAAGGCGACATTGGATCTCCTTGTCGGAGGCCCCTCTGAGTGTCAAACAAGGAGGTTCTTTAACCATTACAAAGAACATTAGTCTAGACTGAAGATATACATTCCAAAACAATATGAGAAATATGATCAAGGATACCAATCTCATTAAGCAGGACCATCTTAACTGGTCATAGGCCTTGGCTAAGTCAACCTTAATCACAAAGAACCCCGTCTTACCTCTCATACCAAGCATACTATGCATTAATTCTTAAGCTACCATAATATTCTCGTGGATGCTTTTATCCAGAATGAAACATGCCTGGTAGGGCGAAATGATGATCTTAGGAATAATTGGCTTCAACTTATTAACCAAAATCTTGGTCAATATTTTATAACTTGTGTTACACAACGAGATTGGGCGAAATTGGCTCACAAATTCTGGTCTCTCAATCTTCGGAATAAGACAAATATTAGTGAGATTGATGTTCCTAACCTCCTGCAGATTTTCCCAAATTAAATATGATGGATAGAACTACAAAATGGTACCACCAAGCATATCCCAAGAGAATTGATAGAAACCCACTGGAAATTTGTCCGATCCAGGGGATTTCCAAGCACTAAGATCAAACACTGCACATTTTATTTCAGCTATACTCAAAGGCTCGTTTAGATATTCCATTAATCTGTCCTCAAtagcaggaaaaaaaaaacatagtttgCCTCCAATCCCCATCGAGCTATCATCACTAAACAAGTCTTTGTAAAAAGAATTAACAAGACTTTTTATTTGAGCTTCTTCATCAATCCACTGTCCCTCATAATCAAAcaacataataattattttccttctttttctattAACTGCTTTCAAGTTATAGAATTTAGTATTCCTATCCCCATCATGAAGCCACTTAGGCCGAGA
This genomic interval from Glycine max cultivar Williams 82 chromosome 5, Glycine_max_v4.0, whole genome shotgun sequence contains the following:
- the LOC100818076 gene encoding cinnamoyl-CoA reductase-like SNL6, which gives rise to MERRGEVRATEGNLKVIMANLTDVDGLEKAFQGCRGVFHTSAFTDPAGLSGYTKSMAEIEVRAAENVMEACARTPSITRCVFTSSLSACVWQDNAQSELSSVISHGSWSTESFCTEKKLWYALGKMRAEKAAWRISDERGLKLTTICPALITGPEFCNRNPTATIAYLKGAQEMYSRRLLATVDVTKLAEAHASVFKEMNNNASGRYICFDHVIDTHSEAEKLAKDIGMPEEKICGDASNNSIINRFELSNEKLCRLMSRRLRCYSEY